Proteins found in one Pseudochaenichthys georgianus chromosome 13, fPseGeo1.2, whole genome shotgun sequence genomic segment:
- the LOC117457139 gene encoding alpha-2-macroglobulin-P isoform X5 yields the protein MAPPPVLLMLAVVIASALVQTATSATLDGTIFAVTVSSQVRGGKQETLCAHIHGPTKPVNLTITLEMGPGKTTILEQAVDKDFYHCLNFQVPTVRHRTVASINVNIMGEGVSMSKKTKILIERPAFIHIIQTDKPIYKPGQTVQFRVVSMDSNFIPVARLYKVVELQDPNSNRIAQWLDRNLVSGILDIAHPVIPEAVQGSYVITATTDQGEQISHSFDIKEYVLPKYEVKVELPNVISILDREATLKICGKYTYGKPVVGSVKAVFCKIASQMYWFTSKREKHICKTYELTTDKAGCATQTVNLAVFRLNRNMNDGTFELNAELEEYGTGVILAGTGRTSFSAIVRTVTFEDVPEAYKPGILFEGKVKVIGPDNKAVANEAVYVSAGNSQGVTLTTGTNGKASFSFDTALWKDNVNLQARSRKTEVSEPYVADVRRPEYRTAYHNVIAFYSKSSSFLKLMQVNGKLACDKDATVRAQYIIQGAELKNGQEILQFFYLVMSRGGIVQHGSLPVAVQAGIVNKGELSVPLRQVTNLAPFAQVVVYTVMPKGELVADSMDFPIRLCLNNKVSLRFSSLQELPAEKTTLTLQAHPGSMCSVRAIDQSVLLLQKEQELTVDSVYSQLPVQKLSGYSYELVDAESDPCKLLPEDEIEIIEPEPELELAPDVEPASRAKRSFYFPEDDQKNDVYNIFKGIGIKIVTNSDVRKPYDCDPGVYYTAEADGAGDEDVPDIETVKMNKKTIRTYFPETWIWELVSVGDSGSVNVEKTVPDTITKWAAGAFCVSSVGFGVAPNAALVAFQPFFVSLTLPYSVIRGEVFTLKATVFNYLSKCIMVNIALADSDQYTSRNCDGCQYSVCLCGEESRTFSWIVTPTALGQVNLKVSAEAMKTDILCGNEVATVPDMGSIDTVVRTLLVEAEGTPQMVSHNALLCPAEGPVEKKISLLMPEMFVAGSARASVSVLGDLMGRAMKNLDKLLAMPYGCGEQNMVLFAPNIFILNYLKSTEQLTKDIQEKATRFLESGYQRELTYKHDDGSYSAFGKSDESGNTWLTSFVMKSFGGAKPYIFVEDKHIQEARSWLSKLQRPDGCIRSVGKLFHNGMKGGVSDDVSLTAYITAAMLELDTNTSDPVVQRCLSCLKASVDSQLENLYTTALLSYTFTLAGDEETRSKLITYLNQKSNTQGGSRHWDRAGASGKGLDSLEVEMTSYVLLALLSGPALPDFGLDYSSSIVRWLAQQQNPYGGFSSTQDTVVALQALAKYGAATYSAEGSTAVTVTSLGGLNTEFRVDQSNRLLYQEQKLSEVPGEYTVRAQGQSCVMAQISMHYNIPPPPDFSAFNITTNTMTKCNINRPQLILFVHVRYQGRREETNMVIINIKLLSGYILDKSSLELLKSDRSVKRVDLDEGYINIYLDGLKKDEMLIYSVTLEEDVPVRNLKPAVVKVYDYYQTSDEAVTEYCSPCAESDVINEL from the exons ATGGCACCGCCACCTGTGCTGCTAATGCTCGCGGTCGTCATCGCATCAGCGCTCGTGCAAACTGCAACATCGGCCACTCTCGATGGAAC TATCTTTGCAGTGACTGTGAGCTCCCAGGTGAGAGGAGGGAAACAGGAGACCCTGTGTGCTCACATCCATGGCCCAACGAAGCCCGTCAATTTGACCATCACCCTCGAGATGGGCCCCGGCAAAACCACCATACTCGAGCAGGCTGTTGACAAGGACTTCTATCACTGCTTAAACTTCCAg GTCCCCACAGTGCGTCACAGAACTGTGGCATCCATTAATGTCAATATTATGGGTGAGGGTGTCTCGATGAGCAAGAAAACCAAAATCCTGATTGAGCGTCCTGCTTTCATCCACATCATCCAGACTGATAAACCCATCTACAAACCTGGACAGACAG tccaattccgagtcgtCTCGATGGATTCCAATTTCATTCCTGTAGCCCGACTG TACAAAGTGGTGGAGCTCCAG GATCCCAATTCAAATCGCATTGCTCAGTGGTTGGATAGGAACCTTGTTAGCGGTATCCTTGATATTGCCCACCCCGTAATTCCTGAGGCGGTTCAGGGAAGCTACGTGATCACTGCCACAACGGACCAAGGAGAGCAAATATCCCACAGCTTCGACATCAAGGAATACG TTTTGCCCAAATATGAGGTAAAGGTTGAATTACCCAATGTGATCTCCATCCTGGACCGGGAGGCAACGCTAAAGATTTGTGGAAA ATACACCTATGGGAAACCAGTTGTCGGTTCAGTCAAGGCAGTTTTTTGCAAAATTGCTTCCCAAATGTACTGGTTTACAAGTAAAAGGGAAAAACATATCTGCAAGACTTATGAACTGACG ACTGACAAAGCTGGCTGTGCTACACAAACTGTGAACTTGGCGGTGTTTCGACTCAACAGGAACATGAACGATGGCACCTTTGAGCTGAATGCAGAATTGGAGGAGTACGGCACAG GAGTCATTCTTGCAGGCACTGGGCGCACCAGCTTCAGCGCTATTGTCAGAACTGTCACCTTCGAGGATGTGCCTGAAGCATACAAGCCTGGCATCTTGTTCGAGGGAAAA GTCAAAGTGATCGGTCCAGACAACAAAGCTGTCGCCAATGAGGCCGTGTATGTGTCTGCTGGCAACTCTCAAGGAGTAACGCTGACTACAGGCACGAATGGCAAGGCTTCATTTTCCTTTGACACCGCCCTCTGGAAGGACAATGTGAATCTACAG GCGCGATCCAGAAAGACGGAAGTGAGTGAGCCGTATGTGGCAGACGTGCGCAGACCAGAGTACAGGACTGCATACCACAACGTCATAGCATTTTACTCCAAGAGCAGTAGTTTCCTGAAACTCATGCAGGTGAACGGGAAGCTGGCTTGTGACAAAGATGCTACGGTGCGTGCTCAGTacataatccagggggcggagCTGAAGAACGGCCAGGAGATCCTCCAATTCTTTTACCTG GTGATGTCCAGGGGTGGAATTGTTCAGCATGGCAGTCTCCCAGTTGCTGTTCAAGCGGGAATTG TCAACAAAGGAGAGTTGTCTGTGCCACTGCGGCAGGTTACAAACCTGGCCCCTTTTGCCCAGGTGGTCGTGTATACTGTGATGCCCAAAGGGGAGCTTGTGGCAGATAGCATGGACTTCCCAATCAGGCTCTGCCTCAATAACAAG GTGTCTCTgaggttctcctctctccaggAGCTTCCAGCAGAGAAGACCACGCTCACCCTGCAGGCTCACCCAGGCTCCATGTGCTCCGTCAGAGCCATCGACCAGAGCGTCCTGCTGCTGCAGAAAGAGCAGGAACTCACTGTTGACTCG GTGTACAGCCAGTTGCCTGTGCAAAAGCTCTCAGGATACAGCTATGAGCTTGTAGACGCTGAGTCCGATCCCTGCAAGCTTCTGCCAGAGGATGAAATCGAGATAAtagaaccagaaccagaactGGAGCTTGCCCCTGACGTAGAGCCAGCTAGTCGAGCAAAGCGCTCATTCTACTTTCCAGAGGACGATCAGAAGAATGACGTTTACAACATTTTTAAA GGAATAGGGATCAAAATTGTGACCAACTCCGATGTTAGAAAACCTTATGACTGCGATCCAGGGGTCTATTACACCG CAGAAGCAGACGGAGCAGGGGACGAGGATGTGCCAGACATTGAGACGGTCAAAATGAACAAGAAGACTATTAGAACATACTTCCCTGAGACCTGGATCTGGGAACTGGTTTCTGTTGG AGACAGTGGCTCAGTGAACGTGGAGAAGACGGTCCCTGACACCATCACTAAGTGGGCAGCTGGAGCGTTCTGCGTCTCGTCCGTGGGCTTCGGCGTGGCGCCCAACGCAGCGCTTGTCGCCTTCCAGCCGTTCTTTGTCAGTCTCACCCTGCCCTACTCAGTCATCCGAGGGGAGGTGTTTACACTCAAAGCAACAGTCTTCAACTATCTCTCCAAGTGCATTATG GTTAATATCGCTCTGGCTGATTCCGACCAGTACACCTCCAGAAACTGCGACGGTTGCCAgtacagtgtgtgtttgtgcggagAGGAGAGCAGGACCTTCTCGTGGATTGTAACTCCAACCGCCCTAG GTCAGGTGAATCTGAAGGTCAGCGCTGAAGCCATGAAGACTGACATACTGTGTGGCAACGAGGTGGCAACTGTCCCCGACATGGGCAGCATCGACACGGTGGTCCGCACCCTGCTGGTGGAG GCTGAAGGAACACCACAGATGGTCAGTCATAACGCTCTCCTCTGTCCTGcag AGGGGCCTGTGGAGAAGAAGATTTCCCTTCTGATGCCCGAGATGTTTGTGGCTGGTTCAGCCAGGGCCTCTGTCTCTGTACTGG GGGACCTGATGGGCCGGGCCATGAAGAACCTGGACAAGCTCCTGGCCATGCCGTACGGCTGCGGGGAGCAGAACATGGTGCTGTTTGCGCCCAACATCTTCATCCTCAACTACCTGAAAAGCACAGAACAGCTGACCAAGGACATTCAGGAGAAAGCCACGCGCTTCCTAGAGAGCG GATATCAGAGGGAGCTTACCTACAAGCACGATGACGGCTCCTACAGCGCCTTCGGAAAGAGCGATGAGTCTGGAAACACCTG GCTGACTTCTTTCGTGATGAAGTCCTTTGGCGGGGCGAAACCGTACATCTTTGTGGAAGACAAGCACATTCAAGAAGCCCGGAGCTGGCTCTCCAAACTCCAGCGGCCTGACGGCTGCATCAGATCTGTGGGGAAACTCTTCCACAACGGCATGAAG GGAGGAGTGAGTGACGATGTGTCTCTGACGGCCTACATCACAGCTGCCATGCTGGAGCTCGACACAAACACCTCG GACCCCGTGGTGCAGAGGTGCTTGAGCTGTCTGAAGGCATCAGTGGACTCCCAGCTAGAAAACCTGTACACCACCGCGCTGCTGTCCTACACCTTCACTCTGGCTGGAGACGAGGAGACGAGGAGCAAACTCATCACTTACCTGAACCAGAAGTCCAACACGCAGG GCGGCTCCCGTCACTGGGACAGAGCCGGGGCTTCTGGGAAAGGCCTGGACTCTCTGGAGGTGGAGATGACCTCCTACGTCCTGCTGGCTCTGCTCTCCGGTCCGGCCCTGCCAGACTTCGGTCTGGATTACTCCTCCAGCATCGTGCGCTGGCTGGCCCAGCAGCAGAACCCGTACGGGGGCTTCTCTTCCACACAG GACACGGTGGTGGCCCTCCAGGCCCTGGCTAAGTACGGCGCGGCCACCTACAGCGCGGAGGGCAGCACGGCGGTGACGGTGACGTCTCTGGGAGGCCTGAACACAGAGTTCAGAGTGGATCAGAGCAACAGGCTGCTCTACCAGGAGCAGAAGCTGAGCGAGGTCCCCGGAGAATACACCGTCAGGGCCCAGGGCCAGAGCTGCGTCATGGCACAG ATCTCCATGCACTACAACATCCCCCCTCCCCCCGACTTCTCTGCCTTCAACATCACCACCAACACCATGACCAAGTGCAACATCAACAGGCCGCAGCTCATCCTCTTTGTGCATGTcag gtacCAGGGCAGGAGAGAGGAAACCAACATGGTGATCATCAACATCAAGCTGCTGTCTGGATACATTCTGGATAAGAGCTCCCTGGAGCTG CTGAAGAGCGACCGCTCAGTGAAGCGTGTGGATCTTGACGAAGGATACATAAACATCTACTTAGACGGG TTGAAAAAGGATGAGATGCTGATATACAGTGTGACACTGGAGGAGGATGTTCCTGTCAGGAATCTGAAACCAGCTGTGGTCAAAGTCTACGATTACTACCAGACAA GTGATGAGGCGGTCACAGAGTACTGCTCCCCCTGTGCAGAGA GTGACGTCATCAACGAGCTGTAA
- the LOC117457139 gene encoding alpha-2-macroglobulin-P isoform X4, translated as MAPPPVLLMLAVVIASALVQTATSATLDGTIFAVTVSSQVRGGKQETLCAHIHGPTKPVNLTITLEMGPGKTTILEQAVDKDFYHCLNFQVPTVRHRTVASINVNIMGEGVSMSKKTKILIERPAFIHIIQTDKPIYKPGQTVQFRVVSMDSNFIPVARLYKVVELQDPNSNRIAQWLDRNLVSGILDIAHPVIPEAVQGSYVITATTDQGEQISHSFDIKEYVLPKYEVKVELPNVISILDREATLKICGKYTYGKPVVGSVKAVFCKIASQMYWFTSKREKHICKTYELTTDKAGCATQTVNLAVFRLNRNMNDGTFELNAELEEYGTGVILAGTGRTSFSAIVRTVTFEDVPEAYKPGILFEGKVKVIGPDNKAVANEAVYVSAGNSQGVTLTTGTNGKASFSFDTALWKDNVNLQARSRKTEVSEPYVADVRRPEYRTAYHNVIAFYSKSSSFLKLMQVNGKLACDKDATVRAQYIIQGAELKNGQEILQFFYLVMSRGGIVQHGSLPVAVQAGIVNKGELSVPLRQVTNLAPFAQVVVYTVMPKGELVADSMDFPIRLCLNNKVSLRFSSLQELPAEKTTLTLQAHPGSMCSVRAIDQSVLLLQKEQELTVDSVYSQLPVQKLSGYSYELVDAESDPCKLLPEDEIEIIEPEPELELAPDVEPASRAKRSFYFPEDDQKNDVYNIFKGIGIKIVTNSDVRKPYDCDPGVYYTEVFSAQAAEADGAGDEDVPDIETVKMNKKTIRTYFPETWIWELVSVGDSGSVNVEKTVPDTITKWAAGAFCVSSVGFGVAPNAALVAFQPFFVSLTLPYSVIRGEVFTLKATVFNYLSKCIMVNIALADSDQYTSRNCDGCQYSVCLCGEESRTFSWIVTPTALGQVNLKVSAEAMKTDILCGNEVATVPDMGSIDTVVRTLLVEAEGTPQMVSHNALLCPAEGPVEKKISLLMPEMFVAGSARASVSVLGDLMGRAMKNLDKLLAMPYGCGEQNMVLFAPNIFILNYLKSTEQLTKDIQEKATRFLESGYQRELTYKHDDGSYSAFGKSDESGNTWLTSFVMKSFGGAKPYIFVEDKHIQEARSWLSKLQRPDGCIRSVGKLFHNGMKGGVSDDVSLTAYITAAMLELDTNTSDPVVQRCLSCLKASVDSQLENLYTTALLSYTFTLAGDEETRSKLITYLNQKSNTQGGSRHWDRAGASGKGLDSLEVEMTSYVLLALLSGPALPDFGLDYSSSIVRWLAQQQNPYGGFSSTQDTVVALQALAKYGAATYSAEGSTAVTVTSLGGLNTEFRVDQSNRLLYQEQKLSEVPGEYTVRAQGQSCVMAQISMHYNIPPPPDFSAFNITTNTMTKCNINRPQLILFVHVRYQGRREETNMVIINIKLLSGYILDKSSLELLKSDRSVKRVDLDEGYINIYLDGLKKDEMLIYSVTLEEDVPVRNLKPAVVKVYDYYQTSDEAVTEYCSPCAESDVINEL; from the exons ATGGCACCGCCACCTGTGCTGCTAATGCTCGCGGTCGTCATCGCATCAGCGCTCGTGCAAACTGCAACATCGGCCACTCTCGATGGAAC TATCTTTGCAGTGACTGTGAGCTCCCAGGTGAGAGGAGGGAAACAGGAGACCCTGTGTGCTCACATCCATGGCCCAACGAAGCCCGTCAATTTGACCATCACCCTCGAGATGGGCCCCGGCAAAACCACCATACTCGAGCAGGCTGTTGACAAGGACTTCTATCACTGCTTAAACTTCCAg GTCCCCACAGTGCGTCACAGAACTGTGGCATCCATTAATGTCAATATTATGGGTGAGGGTGTCTCGATGAGCAAGAAAACCAAAATCCTGATTGAGCGTCCTGCTTTCATCCACATCATCCAGACTGATAAACCCATCTACAAACCTGGACAGACAG tccaattccgagtcgtCTCGATGGATTCCAATTTCATTCCTGTAGCCCGACTG TACAAAGTGGTGGAGCTCCAG GATCCCAATTCAAATCGCATTGCTCAGTGGTTGGATAGGAACCTTGTTAGCGGTATCCTTGATATTGCCCACCCCGTAATTCCTGAGGCGGTTCAGGGAAGCTACGTGATCACTGCCACAACGGACCAAGGAGAGCAAATATCCCACAGCTTCGACATCAAGGAATACG TTTTGCCCAAATATGAGGTAAAGGTTGAATTACCCAATGTGATCTCCATCCTGGACCGGGAGGCAACGCTAAAGATTTGTGGAAA ATACACCTATGGGAAACCAGTTGTCGGTTCAGTCAAGGCAGTTTTTTGCAAAATTGCTTCCCAAATGTACTGGTTTACAAGTAAAAGGGAAAAACATATCTGCAAGACTTATGAACTGACG ACTGACAAAGCTGGCTGTGCTACACAAACTGTGAACTTGGCGGTGTTTCGACTCAACAGGAACATGAACGATGGCACCTTTGAGCTGAATGCAGAATTGGAGGAGTACGGCACAG GAGTCATTCTTGCAGGCACTGGGCGCACCAGCTTCAGCGCTATTGTCAGAACTGTCACCTTCGAGGATGTGCCTGAAGCATACAAGCCTGGCATCTTGTTCGAGGGAAAA GTCAAAGTGATCGGTCCAGACAACAAAGCTGTCGCCAATGAGGCCGTGTATGTGTCTGCTGGCAACTCTCAAGGAGTAACGCTGACTACAGGCACGAATGGCAAGGCTTCATTTTCCTTTGACACCGCCCTCTGGAAGGACAATGTGAATCTACAG GCGCGATCCAGAAAGACGGAAGTGAGTGAGCCGTATGTGGCAGACGTGCGCAGACCAGAGTACAGGACTGCATACCACAACGTCATAGCATTTTACTCCAAGAGCAGTAGTTTCCTGAAACTCATGCAGGTGAACGGGAAGCTGGCTTGTGACAAAGATGCTACGGTGCGTGCTCAGTacataatccagggggcggagCTGAAGAACGGCCAGGAGATCCTCCAATTCTTTTACCTG GTGATGTCCAGGGGTGGAATTGTTCAGCATGGCAGTCTCCCAGTTGCTGTTCAAGCGGGAATTG TCAACAAAGGAGAGTTGTCTGTGCCACTGCGGCAGGTTACAAACCTGGCCCCTTTTGCCCAGGTGGTCGTGTATACTGTGATGCCCAAAGGGGAGCTTGTGGCAGATAGCATGGACTTCCCAATCAGGCTCTGCCTCAATAACAAG GTGTCTCTgaggttctcctctctccaggAGCTTCCAGCAGAGAAGACCACGCTCACCCTGCAGGCTCACCCAGGCTCCATGTGCTCCGTCAGAGCCATCGACCAGAGCGTCCTGCTGCTGCAGAAAGAGCAGGAACTCACTGTTGACTCG GTGTACAGCCAGTTGCCTGTGCAAAAGCTCTCAGGATACAGCTATGAGCTTGTAGACGCTGAGTCCGATCCCTGCAAGCTTCTGCCAGAGGATGAAATCGAGATAAtagaaccagaaccagaactGGAGCTTGCCCCTGACGTAGAGCCAGCTAGTCGAGCAAAGCGCTCATTCTACTTTCCAGAGGACGATCAGAAGAATGACGTTTACAACATTTTTAAA GGAATAGGGATCAAAATTGTGACCAACTCCGATGTTAGAAAACCTTATGACTGCGATCCAGGGGTCTATTACACCG AGGTATTTTCGGCCCAAGCAGCAGAAGCAGACGGAGCAGGGGACGAGGATGTGCCAGACATTGAGACGGTCAAAATGAACAAGAAGACTATTAGAACATACTTCCCTGAGACCTGGATCTGGGAACTGGTTTCTGTTGG AGACAGTGGCTCAGTGAACGTGGAGAAGACGGTCCCTGACACCATCACTAAGTGGGCAGCTGGAGCGTTCTGCGTCTCGTCCGTGGGCTTCGGCGTGGCGCCCAACGCAGCGCTTGTCGCCTTCCAGCCGTTCTTTGTCAGTCTCACCCTGCCCTACTCAGTCATCCGAGGGGAGGTGTTTACACTCAAAGCAACAGTCTTCAACTATCTCTCCAAGTGCATTATG GTTAATATCGCTCTGGCTGATTCCGACCAGTACACCTCCAGAAACTGCGACGGTTGCCAgtacagtgtgtgtttgtgcggagAGGAGAGCAGGACCTTCTCGTGGATTGTAACTCCAACCGCCCTAG GTCAGGTGAATCTGAAGGTCAGCGCTGAAGCCATGAAGACTGACATACTGTGTGGCAACGAGGTGGCAACTGTCCCCGACATGGGCAGCATCGACACGGTGGTCCGCACCCTGCTGGTGGAG GCTGAAGGAACACCACAGATGGTCAGTCATAACGCTCTCCTCTGTCCTGcag AGGGGCCTGTGGAGAAGAAGATTTCCCTTCTGATGCCCGAGATGTTTGTGGCTGGTTCAGCCAGGGCCTCTGTCTCTGTACTGG GGGACCTGATGGGCCGGGCCATGAAGAACCTGGACAAGCTCCTGGCCATGCCGTACGGCTGCGGGGAGCAGAACATGGTGCTGTTTGCGCCCAACATCTTCATCCTCAACTACCTGAAAAGCACAGAACAGCTGACCAAGGACATTCAGGAGAAAGCCACGCGCTTCCTAGAGAGCG GATATCAGAGGGAGCTTACCTACAAGCACGATGACGGCTCCTACAGCGCCTTCGGAAAGAGCGATGAGTCTGGAAACACCTG GCTGACTTCTTTCGTGATGAAGTCCTTTGGCGGGGCGAAACCGTACATCTTTGTGGAAGACAAGCACATTCAAGAAGCCCGGAGCTGGCTCTCCAAACTCCAGCGGCCTGACGGCTGCATCAGATCTGTGGGGAAACTCTTCCACAACGGCATGAAG GGAGGAGTGAGTGACGATGTGTCTCTGACGGCCTACATCACAGCTGCCATGCTGGAGCTCGACACAAACACCTCG GACCCCGTGGTGCAGAGGTGCTTGAGCTGTCTGAAGGCATCAGTGGACTCCCAGCTAGAAAACCTGTACACCACCGCGCTGCTGTCCTACACCTTCACTCTGGCTGGAGACGAGGAGACGAGGAGCAAACTCATCACTTACCTGAACCAGAAGTCCAACACGCAGG GCGGCTCCCGTCACTGGGACAGAGCCGGGGCTTCTGGGAAAGGCCTGGACTCTCTGGAGGTGGAGATGACCTCCTACGTCCTGCTGGCTCTGCTCTCCGGTCCGGCCCTGCCAGACTTCGGTCTGGATTACTCCTCCAGCATCGTGCGCTGGCTGGCCCAGCAGCAGAACCCGTACGGGGGCTTCTCTTCCACACAG GACACGGTGGTGGCCCTCCAGGCCCTGGCTAAGTACGGCGCGGCCACCTACAGCGCGGAGGGCAGCACGGCGGTGACGGTGACGTCTCTGGGAGGCCTGAACACAGAGTTCAGAGTGGATCAGAGCAACAGGCTGCTCTACCAGGAGCAGAAGCTGAGCGAGGTCCCCGGAGAATACACCGTCAGGGCCCAGGGCCAGAGCTGCGTCATGGCACAG ATCTCCATGCACTACAACATCCCCCCTCCCCCCGACTTCTCTGCCTTCAACATCACCACCAACACCATGACCAAGTGCAACATCAACAGGCCGCAGCTCATCCTCTTTGTGCATGTcag gtacCAGGGCAGGAGAGAGGAAACCAACATGGTGATCATCAACATCAAGCTGCTGTCTGGATACATTCTGGATAAGAGCTCCCTGGAGCTG CTGAAGAGCGACCGCTCAGTGAAGCGTGTGGATCTTGACGAAGGATACATAAACATCTACTTAGACGGG TTGAAAAAGGATGAGATGCTGATATACAGTGTGACACTGGAGGAGGATGTTCCTGTCAGGAATCTGAAACCAGCTGTGGTCAAAGTCTACGATTACTACCAGACAA GTGATGAGGCGGTCACAGAGTACTGCTCCCCCTGTGCAGAGA GTGACGTCATCAACGAGCTGTAA